The uncultured Tolumonas sp. genome includes the window GTCGTTTCTTTGCAATTGACGGGATCCCAACTGCAACGGTGGTCATTAAAAAGTTATGGGAGCTTGCTCATGCCTACACCCCGAGTCAAGACAACCGAGTGTTTGCACAAGGCTTATTGGATATTGGGGCGACAATCTGTAAACCGAAATCACCCAATTGTGAGATTTGTCCATTTCAATCACACTGCAAAGCTTTCACAACTGACCAAATCAGCCAGTTTCCCACGCCCAAACCAACGAAAATTATACCTACCCGAGAAGGTCATTTTTATTGGATAGAAAATGATGGACAACTCCTTTTGGAAAAGCGCCAAAATTCTGGTATTTGGGGCGGGCTGTGGTGTTTACCAGAAGCAACCGAATTCAATTTTTTATCTCAAGAATTAAACCTTAAAGGTTCTTTTAACCATCAATTTTCGCATTACAAGTTACAAGCTAAGATATGGGATCACCCCGTAACAGATATTGTCTTAGCTCAGCAAGCATGGTTTACAAAATCACAGTTGGAAGAAATTGGATTACCAACTCCCATTCGGAAATTTATATCAAACTTACGTATCATCGAAAAATAACCTCAAAACCATATTTAATGCCCCATTTGAATATGGTTTGGTTTTATATTTTTTCACTCATGTAACTTTTATTCTTTAAAACTCTTGTGTGTGTCATCTCGTAGGATTGCGATCAATTGTGCTTTTTCTTTTTCATTTAATTTTTCAAAAAGACAAACTAACTCAGCACTCATTTCATCTTCACAAAAGAAATAACTGAGCGGTACATTCAGCACCTTCGCTATTTTTCGCAAAGTCTCAATATCGGGCACATGTCGGCCTTGTTCGTAATGATTCATACGGCCACTGGCAGATCCTTCGTCCATACCAGCTCTCACACCCAGTTCCTTCTGAGACAATCCGACTTTTTTTCTGGCTTCCCTGAGTCGTTCAGGAAGAGGATTTTTCTGCAACTTCTCTTCATCATATAAATTCTCACATGCTTAGATTGTCTAAGTTTCGCCGACTTATGTATACTTAGCAATCCTAAGTTTAACAACCATGGATTTTCTATGCCTCAGAAAAATTTATACGGAATTAGCGCTAATTTTTGCCGAGTTTTAGCGAAAGTCAAAAGCACTATCATCAGCAGGAAAGAGCTTATTTTGTTAGCCATGACTAATAATAATCTGACTGAAAAACAGGCTTCAGGGCTAATTGATCGCAATATTCATTTTCTGAAAAACAGGGATTTGCAACAGCGAATGGATTCAATAAATACCGAAATTATATATTTACAAATGAACTACTAGAAAATGTCAGATCATTGTCAAATGAACACACTAAGAATTATCACTTAACGTCTGAACAACGTTTATTAGAAGAAGAGTTGTTATTAACTCGTTACGAGTTGCAAGCATATCGAGAATTATTGGAACAACTTCCACAAGAGAAAAATAAGATAACCAGACTACACAAAACAGCATCCGAAAAACTATACCAACTTAACGGTAAACTTAGGGCTGTAAATCAACTTATTGCAATTTAATCAAAAATAAAAACACTGATAATTTTGATTGTAATTACGCGGTGGTGAACATCCCAACTTGCACAAATTTCGTAGCTGTTCGGCTAGAGTAATAATGAATGAGTAAACAGTAACGGCCTTGTGCATGGACTCATTCTACTGTTTGTCTGCCATGTAGTTTTTTCCGATACAGATTGGGTATTACTGCTCTAACAGCTTTCGGTCAGTAAATGCATAAGGTTGATATGATTTTGAGTGTCGTACATACATTCATTCAATATCAATCAGTTGTTATATTCGCCCAAATACTTGCAAAATTTGCATCCGAAGATGAGGGACCAGGAACGGCCTTATCAATAGTAAAGCGCACTGGTAAGTTAAATGCAGAGCCAAACCCAACAGCATCACCACGGGGTAGCCCTGATATTTCACTCAGTATGTGCTCATTTCCATTTTCCATTGCATATCTCAACGTGGTTAAGTCTCTTTCATTTGTTAATCGTAGAGAAATCCAGTTTGCGCACATAGCTAAAACAGTAGATGACAATTCTGATGGTCGCTGCGTGCTCACCAGTAGTGAACAACTAAATTTGCGACCTTCTTTTGCTAAACGCTCATAAGCTTTAAGTTGATGCACATCTTCAGCGTATGGATCGCGTAGATATTGGTGCGCTTCTTCTAAGAGTAACAAAGTCGGATAGTTCCCATCTTGGCCTCTTTTAAAAAGCACTTCTGAATACATTTCTAACAGTGACCCAAGCACCATTGGTGAAAGATCATCGGCTAATCCTTTCAAATTAATGATATGAACTCGCCAAGATTGCATTGAATGACAATCTTTACCAAAGATATAGTCAACTTCGTCCTCCATAGGTTTTTGCCACATGGAATCAAAGCTGATAGCTTGCTCTCCACGAGTATTGATTACCTCATTAAAGCGGGCATCCTCATTCAATTGCTGAATCAGTTTCACTAATGGAAGAACGTTTCCATAATTAAAAGCATCTCTTTTTGTAAAACCTGAATTTCGATCTGCTGTTACGCAACCAAATTCAGCTACTAAGTTACCAAGAGCTTTGAATGGAGGCCAATTTTGAACATGTGGGATTGTTCCATTCCTTAACTGCTGAAGGCACACTCCTAAATTCTCTTGGTTATCGGCCCTGCAATCATCAACCAATTCAAACCAATTACTCGCTAATCGGGCAAAAATATTGCTACCACCTTTTCCCACAGAAACGCGAGTTAATGCGCTTAATGAATTTCGGAGTGCTGGTAACTGAGTCTTATCACTGGGTCGCAATAGTTTAATCAAGCCTGCCCAACCTAATGCTTGATAAGGAATTTGATGGTATTCACAATGATTTTTCTGGAATGGGACATCAGTAGCAGTGATACCTGTGCCAACCCCCAAGATGGTCTGTTTTATACCCAAAAGCCCTTCAAAAGCCTGTGCGTATTCGCCATTAACATCGAATATAACAATTCTTGATTTTGGGTATTTTTCGACGATTTGACGGGCAATGAGTGCATTGAAATTTGATTTACCATATCCGGTGCTGCCTAAGACCGCTAAATGGCGGCTAAGAAGTGAATTAATATTGGCTCGAATATCGACTGTACCCGTTCTGGAGTCGCGGCCTAAATATAAAGATGTATCGTTTTCTTTTTTACTCAGACCATATACTGTATTGAGCAGTTTTTTATCTAACGGCAGTGCTTTGGAGCCAAGTGTAGGAAGCATCCAATTTTCAGATACAAACTTCCATTCTTCTTCATCGAATTTAATATAACCGATGGCATATGAGATTAATTGCCGTAAGGGTGTGTCAGATACATTCATTGTTCCAAAATTAGAAGCATGCGCTTTTTCGGGTTCAACAAACGACATATCGGTGACTCTGGCAACGATTAGAAATCGCCCAGATTCAAAACCGATTAGATCACCTGGCTGAGATACAGAATTGATTCCAGATCTGTGTGCAGCCAATTGCCCCTTATGGCCTTCAAGCAGATTGATCCTGATTTTTGTGCCTTCAAGAGAGACCACGTATCCAATTTGGCTCAGTTCATGGATAATCATTAAAAGTCATCCTTTGGTGGTGCAAGATCCCTGATAGCATCAGCCAGAATTTTCGCAGTATTATTTTTAGGAAAAAGAACAGGCTTAGGAATCATATCTACAAAAGAATTAAAAAATGCATCATCACCACCAATGATAGTGATCTGGCTTATTTTCATCTTTTTAATTTTATCTATACATTTTTGCGCTTCATTAAATACTGATGGATCTAACCCATCCAATGTTGCAAGTTCTGGATAATAAATAACAATATGCAAAGACGGGTTAAGGAGAGCACCCAAAATAATTCTATTTATATGGTAATCACCAAACCCATACCCATTAACGAATAGTGCAGTTTGTGGTTTTCCGAGAAACTCACTGAATCGGCGGAACATTTCACCATACACATAACCAATTGTATGATGATATTTATTAGCACCTGGATAGATTAAATGCTGATTTGAAGAAAAGGTTCCATGGTCAATAAGTGGCTGAATGGCTTGCCGGTAAGCTAATGACGATGGCAATTCTGTAATACTACCATCTTTATCTTGCATCCAAGTAAGAGAGTCATGCAGCTTATACAGATAAAGATTGTAGTGGCCAAATCGTGCTTCACCTTGTGCATTTACATTTCGGAAACCCAGATCGAATGTATGCGGTTGAAATGTGCGTGTATGCGTGCCAACAAACCCATTCACAACCTGAATACCCACTTCTTCGGCGGCCCACTCTATGGCTAAATCATAATTGGTGGTGAATATAGCTGGTGCAGATTGCCCTGGTTGGCGATTGGATATGAGCTTTTCTAAAAGATTTCGGTGATGACTCAAACAATCCAATTTTCCTATCGCTTGCTTAGGAAACTCATCGGCAACAAGCAGTGCGGCAGACGTAACTGAGCGATAAAGTTGATTTCGAACTTGTTCAAGCTGTGCAACGTTATCCTTGCGGATTGTTGATACTTCAATAAATTTAACTACTTGGTCAATCAATAGCTCAACATTAACACTATCATTGTCAATTTCTGGCTGAGTTATTAATTTACAATCATCTTTTAGAAACGGTAATAAATCTGCATTGGCATCCTTAAAATTCTGCCACACCTCTTTCATTACCTTTCCACCGGCTGCCTTTGATGAACCAGCCCCCAGTAGAACACCTACATTTTCAAGCTGACAAAGAGAAGAAAGATGACTTTCTAAATCTTTCAGTTGAATTTTACCTCCACCTTGAAATATTTGTTCAGTCATCTATTTATCCTTATTTAGATTAATTTAACGCATTATCAACTATAGCATCAGTAATACGTAAATTAGTTTGATTGCAAATTTGTAGATTTAACTTAATTTTTTCGCAGACATTCAATAATTCATTATATTTTTCAAGTATCAATGAGGCTTCTTTTTTGGACGGCAAAGCAATGACCAAATTACGAATTTGATCTCTAGATACATTTTTCATTGAGCTACTAGTCCCCCCAGCAACTAATGCGTAATAGTTTCTGGCGAATAAACTGTTATTCACTAAATTAATATATTCCGCATTAATTCGATCTGAAAATTTAAAGCGGATGATTTTATCGCTCATCATCAAGTGATTAGGAGCATCCATAGGAACTACGACAGATTTTGCTACCAAGTCTGCCGTATTTGCTCGTGAAATCAAAAAGTCTCCAATTTCTATTTCATATTGGGTTTTAGGGTTGAGTTCTTGGGGTAATGCTTTGTTTTCTTCTGATTTGAACTTTCCCCAAGTTACAGCGCTGACTTTTAGCACGCCCCAATTCTCACCTATTCGTGGATTCGAATCACATTGAGGACTCCATCCCGCTTCCGATGATAAAGTAAAATCATTTAACCTACACCACTCCCACCCCAGTGGAAGTTCAAACAGTTTTTCATCGTCACTGATTGGCAGTAATGGTTTTTCTTTTTTGATTTTCTTATCTTTGATGAGCTGCGCTTTTTCAGCGGCAATCTTTTCTAGCAGAACCGATGCAGGCTCATCGGTTGGGTCTTGGCGCACGAGTTTGCCCATGACTGCTAATTGCAGAATGGTTTGCTTGAGCGCATCAATGCTTTGTTCTGTAGTGAACAAGGTGTCGAAATGTTCTGAAATGCGAGCCCAGTTTTGTTCTAGTTCAGCTGCATCGGCGCTGTTGGTTAACGTTTCCAGCAAGGTTTCAACCAGTGTGGCATGGGCATCAATGCTGGTTAGCGTTTGCTGTTCTAACTGGTCGCATAGGACCATTAGTTCGTCTACTTTGGCGAAAATGCGTTGTTGCTCTGCTAAAGGCGGTACTGGAATAAATGAATTTTCAAGCTTTTTCAAGGTAACTCTAGTTATTGCAACACCAGTCATTCCAGCTCTCATTTCATTATAGAAAAAAGGAGATCGGAGTGATAACAACAAATATTTATTAAATAATAATGAAGGGCATTTCAATAATGCGACACTTGATAACATAGAGAATGGTTCATCTATATCATTAATTGTAACAACTCCCGTAGTAGCGCCATCTTTAATATAAAGAATATCACCAAGCTCCGGATTACATCGTGTATATATATCTTGGTGAACCG containing:
- a CDS encoding ATP-binding protein yields the protein MIIHELSQIGYVVSLEGTKIRINLLEGHKGQLAAHRSGINSVSQPGDLIGFESGRFLIVARVTDMSFVEPEKAHASNFGTMNVSDTPLRQLISYAIGYIKFDEEEWKFVSENWMLPTLGSKALPLDKKLLNTVYGLSKKENDTSLYLGRDSRTGTVDIRANINSLLSRHLAVLGSTGYGKSNFNALIARQIVEKYPKSRIVIFDVNGEYAQAFEGLLGIKQTILGVGTGITATDVPFQKNHCEYHQIPYQALGWAGLIKLLRPSDKTQLPALRNSLSALTRVSVGKGGSNIFARLASNWFELVDDCRADNQENLGVCLQQLRNGTIPHVQNWPPFKALGNLVAEFGCVTADRNSGFTKRDAFNYGNVLPLVKLIQQLNEDARFNEVINTRGEQAISFDSMWQKPMEDEVDYIFGKDCHSMQSWRVHIINLKGLADDLSPMVLGSLLEMYSEVLFKRGQDGNYPTLLLLEEAHQYLRDPYAEDVHQLKAYERLAKEGRKFSCSLLVSTQRPSELSSTVLAMCANWISLRLTNERDLTTLRYAMENGNEHILSEISGLPRGDAVGFGSAFNLPVRFTIDKAVPGPSSSDANFASIWANITTD
- a CDS encoding SIR2 family anti-phage-associated protein — encoded protein: MTEQIFQGGGKIQLKDLESHLSSLCQLENVGVLLGAGSSKAAGGKVMKEVWQNFKDANADLLPFLKDDCKLITQPEIDNDSVNVELLIDQVVKFIEVSTIRKDNVAQLEQVRNQLYRSVTSAALLVADEFPKQAIGKLDCLSHHRNLLEKLISNRQPGQSAPAIFTTNYDLAIEWAAEEVGIQVVNGFVGTHTRTFQPHTFDLGFRNVNAQGEARFGHYNLYLYKLHDSLTWMQDKDGSITELPSSLAYRQAIQPLIDHGTFSSNQHLIYPGANKYHHTIGYVYGEMFRRFSEFLGKPQTALFVNGYGFGDYHINRIILGALLNPSLHIVIYYPELATLDGLDPSVFNEAQKCIDKIKKMKISQITIIGGDDAFFNSFVDMIPKPVLFPKNNTAKILADAIRDLAPPKDDF
- a CDS encoding NUDIX domain-containing protein — protein: RFFAIDGIPTATVVIKKLWELAHAYTPSQDNRVFAQGLLDIGATICKPKSPNCEICPFQSHCKAFTTDQISQFPTPKPTKIIPTREGHFYWIENDGQLLLEKRQNSGIWGGLWCLPEATEFNFLSQELNLKGSFNHQFSHYKLQAKIWDHPVTDIVLAQQAWFTKSQLEEIGLPTPIRKFISNLRIIEK
- a CDS encoding restriction endonuclease subunit S, which codes for MAESLITQHIDLWTSAIEVKSTAGRGSKNKFDLYGIKKLRELILELAVRGKLVPQDPRDEPASVLLEKIAVEKNYLIKEGKIRKAKNLPKIEKNEWPFELPCGWDFSRLNTILTKITDGTHHSPPNKDTGDYLYISAKNIKNEGVQIANATYVTTAVHQDIYTRCNPELGDILYIKDGATTGVVTINDIDEPFSMLSSVALLKCPSLLFNKYLLLSLRSPFFYNEMRAGMTGVAITRVTLKKLENSFIPVPPLAEQQRIFAKVDELMVLCDQLEQQTLTSIDAHATLVETLLETLTNSADAAELEQNWARISEHFDTLFTTEQSIDALKQTILQLAVMGKLVRQDPTDEPASVLLEKIAAEKAQLIKDKKIKKEKPLLPISDDEKLFELPLGWEWCRLNDFTLSSEAGWSPQCDSNPRIGENWGVLKVSAVTWGKFKSEENKALPQELNPKTQYEIEIGDFLISRANTADLVAKSVVVPMDAPNHLMMSDKIIRFKFSDRINAEYINLVNNSLFARNYYALVAGGTSSSMKNVSRDQIRNLVIALPSKKEASLILEKYNELLNVCEKIKLNLQICNQTNLRITDAIVDNALN
- a CDS encoding helix-turn-helix transcriptional regulator; this encodes MQKNPLPERLREARKKVGLSQKELGVRAGMDEGSASGRMNHYEQGRHVPDIETLRKIAKVLNVPLSYFFCEDEMSAELVCLFEKLNEKEKAQLIAILRDDTHKSFKE